The Pecten maximus chromosome 12, xPecMax1.1, whole genome shotgun sequence genome includes a region encoding these proteins:
- the LOC117339494 gene encoding nitric oxide-associated protein 1-like — protein MNLIRITRFNSLFVKKIRITSCFTIQPSNMFLGCQKSSIHTSVKKSKTIKEMRELKRNKGVVKPVFEKDNVPSSVRAFLKNRKSDNSTVNTNTVKEELTLERLKDNLRSIQWDTNAIIKKAKESASPDDHQILVNDENLDGFTETIDLDEKKHVKRRRKKSKVTESRTQPDPNMPVSDIPCKGCGAKLHCQQSSLAGYICSTKFKSSTIEELNDTLCERCYLLRRRKLTLKVELDEELFPKLFETIRSERCLVLLVLDLLDIRNSIPKNLVDLIGPNKDLYILGSKVDMIPKDGDGFLERVESELLSACMDAGINVHGSHVQHIALISSLTGYGIENLVTKLMTDWGLKGNVYLVGHVNAGKSTLFNALLRSDYCKFSARTGVSRATVADWPGTTANILKFPITRPMGWKLAKRAERFGKQRSSYQKELALRRSKALKGNWKYASVADIVGTTDLREDKDIKNAYREMDQYKGYDSPTYEYSADKVLVKKRDVPGQEKIKFDPKKYERSTWLCDTPGIGNKESVLSFLQPDELSAIIPSNIMMPRPFLLKPGETLFVTGLGRVDYLEGNSQVLITTFVDSQLPVVDCTMAEADKIYEENIGKDLFKVPIGDQDRLSKIPALVGEEFTIQRTDYETAAADIQLSSLGWVSVTVLFGQEGDAVRLKAYTPGGKGLYMRCPAILPHTHTFKGTRIKRTRRYRRRKPFV, from the exons ATGAACTTAATCCGGATAACTCGTTTTAATTCcttatttgtgaaaaaaatccGAATCACATCATGTTTTACCATACAGCCGTCGAATATGTTTCTTGGCTGTCAGAAATCGAGCATTCACACTTCAGTGAAGAAATCAAAAACGATCAAAGAGATGAGGGAGCTTAAGCGCAATAAAGGTGTCGTGAAACCTGTTTTCGAAAAAGACAACGTGCCATCTTCCGTAAGAGCTTTTTTGAAAAACAGGAAGTCTGACAATTCTACAGTTAACACAAATACTGTGAAAGAAGAACTGACACTGGAAAGACTTAAAGATAACCTTCGGTCTATTCAGTGGGATACGAATGCTATCATTAAAAAGGCGAAAGAATCAGCAAGTCCTGATGATCACCAAATACTTGTGAATGATGAAAATCTTGACGGATTTACAGAAACCATTGACCTTGACGAGAAAAAACATGTGAAGAGACGCAGAAAGAAAAGCAAAGTTACTGAATCAAGGACGCAACCTGATCCCAACATGCCAGTATCAGATATTCCTTGTAAAGGATGTGGTGCCAAATTGCACTGTCAGCAATCTTCGTTAGCAGGCTATATATGTAGCACAAAGTTCAAATCGTCTACCATCGAGGAGCTCAATGACACATtatgtgaaagatgctatttATTACGGAGACGAAAGCTGACTCTTAAAGTTGAACTTGATGAGGAACTATTTCCAAAGTTGTTTGAAACTATACGGTCAGAAAGGTGTTTGGTTTTGTTAGTTCTTGACTTACTCGACATCCGTAATAGTATTCCGAAGAACTTAGTAGATCTTATCGGACCAAATAAGGATTTATACATTTTAGGTAGTAAGGTTGATATGATTCCGAAAGATGGGGATGGCTTCCTTGAGAGGGTGGAATCTGAGCTTCTGAGTGCCTGTATGGATGCAGGCATTAATGTACATGGTAGCCATGTTCAACATATAGCACTTATCAGCAGCCTTACTGGTTATGGCATTGAAAATCTTGTTACAAAACTTATGACTGATTGGGGGTTGAAAG GAAATGTTTATTTGGTTGGACACGTGAATGCTGGAAAGTCAACATTATTTAATGCTCTTCTGCGGTCTGACTACTGTAAATTTTCAGCCCGAACTGGAGTTTCAAGAGCAACTGTTGCTGACTGGCCAG GAACAACTGCAAACATTCTGAAGTTTCCCATTACTCGCCCGATGGGATGGAAGCTAGCCAAGCGTGCTGAGAGGTTTGGGAAACAAAGAAGTAGCTACCAGAAGGAATTAGCACTAAGGCGTTCCAAGGCACTGAAAGGAAATTGGAAATATGCTTCTGTGGCAG ACATCGTAGGCACCACAGATTTACGGGAAGATAAAGACATAAAAAACGCTTACAGAGAGATGGACCAATACAAAGGCTATGATTCTCCAACGTACGAATACTCGGCTGATAAAGTGCTTGTCAAAAAAAGAGATGTTCCTGGCCAGGAAAAGATCAAATTTGACCCGAAGAAGTATGAAAGATCAACATGGCTGTGTGATACTCCGGGAATCGGAAACAAAGAGTCG GTGCTGTCCTTTCTACAGCCAGACGAACTCAGTGCCATCATCCCCTCAAATATAATGATGCCGCGTCCCTTCCTTCTCAAACCAGGAGAGACCTTGTTTGTTACCGGGTTGGGGAGGGTCGACTACCTAGAG GGAAATTCCCAAGTGTTGATCACAACTTTTGTGGACTCACAGCTTCCAGTGGTTGACTGTACAATGGCTGAGGCAGACAAAATATATGAGGAAAATATAGGCAAAGACCTTTTCAAG GTACCGATAGGTGACCAGGATAGGCTAAGTAAAATCCCTGCTCTTGTTGGCGAAGAATTTACAATTCAGAGGACAGATTACGAGACGGCAGCTGCGGACATACAGTTATCCTCTCTTG GTTGGGTGTCTGTGACAGTCCTGTTTGGTCAGGAAGGAGATGCAGTCAGATTGAAGGCTTACACTCCAGGAGGAAAAGGACTCTATATGCGCTGTCCCGCCATCCTTCCCCACACTCACACATTCAAGGGTACTCGGATTAAACGGACGCGGAGATATCGGAGACGTAAACCATTCGTGTGA